A single region of the Xenopus laevis strain J_2021 chromosome 4L, Xenopus_laevis_v10.1, whole genome shotgun sequence genome encodes:
- the wee1.L gene encoding wee1-like protein kinase 1-A isoform X1 has product MGFPNGCTAEPQQSLLSKARGIGSSALRFRGGTLFREAEKLPKPEFTYSTPQVNINPFTPDSLEIQSSTGLCRRRKRALLNDSCGEDMEGSDCELEDEDVRPAKRIPITESNMKSRYATEFHELEKIGSGEFGSVFKCVKRLDGCIYAIKRSKKPMAGSVDEQNALREVYAHAVLGQHPHVVRYYSAWAEDDHMLIQNEYCNGGSLADAISENYRTMQYFTEPELKDLLLQVARGLKYIHSMSLVHMDIKPSNIFISRITVPNTGVEEGDDEDCGSGNVVYKIGDLGHVTRVSSPQVEEGDSRFLANEVLQEDYTHLAKADIFALALTVWCAAGAEPFPTNGDQWHEIRQGKLPRVPQLLSQEFVDLIKLMISPDSEKRPSSMALVKHSVLLSASRKNAEQLRIELNAEKFKNALLQKELKKAQIAKAAAEERALFPDRIATRSTTQSNRTTRLIGKKMNRSVSLTIY; this is encoded by the exons ATGGGGTTCCCTAACGGCTGCACTGCTGAACCTCAACAG agTTTATTGTCAAAAGCTCGGGGGATCGGCTCCAGCGCATTGAGGTTCCGAGGCGGGACACTATTCCGAGAAGCCGAGAAGCTTCCGAAGCCAGAGTTTACGTACAGCACCCCTCAGGTCAACATCAACCCCTTCACCCCAGATTCTTTAGAAATCCAGTCTTCCACCGGGCTTTGTCGCCGGAGAAAAAGGGCACTTCTAAATGA CTCATGCGGGGAGGACATGGAAGGCAGTGATTGTGAACTGGAAGATGAAGACGTCCGGCCGGCGAAG CGGATCCCAATAACAGAAAGCAACATGAAGTCCCGATATGCAACGGAATTCCATGAACTGGAGAAAATCGGTTCCGGAGAGTTCGGCTCGGTGTTTAAATGCGTGAAGAGGCTCGACGGCTGTATCTACGCCATAAAGCGATCCAAGAAGCCCATGGCCGGCTCTGTGGATGA GCAGAACGCTCTGAGAGAGGTGTATGCTCACGCCGTGCTTGGGCAGCACCCCCATGTTGTGCGATATTACTCGGCCTGGGCAGAAGATGATCACATGCTTATTCAGAATGAGTATTGTAATG GCGGGAGCTTGGCCGACGCGATCAGTGAGAATTACAGGACGATGCAATATTTCACAGAACCAGAATTAAAGGATCTGCTCTTGCAAGTGGCTCGGGGCTTGAAATATATTCACTCCATGTCTCTGGTGCACATGGACATAAAGCCAA GTAACATATTCATATCCAGGATAACTGTCCCAAACACAGGCGTCGAGGAAGGGGATGATGAGGACTGTGGCTCTGGAAATGTCGTATATAAAATAG GTGATCTCGGTCACGTAACACGAGTCTCCAGTCCCCAAGTAGAAGAAGGCGACAGTCGGTTTCTTGCCAATGAAGTCCTACAGGAG GACTACACCCACTTGGCTAAAGCCGATATATTTGCCCTGGCGCTGACAGTTTGGTGTGCGGCCGGAGCTGAGCCCTTTCCTACCAACGGAGACCAGTGGCACGAGATCAGACAGGGCAAGTTGCCCCGGGTGCCACAGTTACTCTCTCAGGAGTTTGTGGACTTAATCAAG CTTATGATTTCGCCTGACTCAGAGAAAAGGCCCTCGTCCATGGCCCTGGTCAAGCATTCCGTTCTCCTATCCGCTTCTCGCAAGAACGCCGAGCAGCTGCGCATCGAACTCAACGCCGAGAAGTTTAAGAACGCACTTCTGCAGAA GGAACTGAAGAAAGCACAAATAGCCAAAGCAGCGGCAGAGGAAAGAGCCCTCTTCCCCGACCGAATAGCGACCCGATCCACGACCCAGAGCAACCGCACGACCCGCCTCATC
- the wee1.L gene encoding wee1-like protein kinase 1-A (The RefSeq protein has 1 non-frameshifting indel compared to this genomic sequence): MSLQPVPHRLLFSDSDDEEDGHSTGEDSAFQESDSPVSRLREKQEGPGGSWEEEEGLGSSPIKSPGHFFMCDSPTYRDLPPASPPGPAASPPDCPGTPPHKTFRKLRLFDTPHTPKSLLSKARGIGSSALRFRGGTLFREAEKLPKPEFTYSTPQVNINPFTPDSLEIQSSTGLCRRRKRALLNDSCGEDMEGSDCELEDEDVRPAKRIPITESNMKSRYATEFHELEKIGSGEFGSVFKCVKRLDGCIYAIKRSKKPMAGSVDEQNALREVYAHAVLGQHPHVVRYYSAWAEDDHMLIQNEYCNGGSLADAISENYRTMQYFTEPELKDLLLQVARGLKYIHSMSLVHMDIKPSNIFISRITVPNTGVEEGDDEDCGSGNVVYKIGDLGHVTRVSSPQVEEGDSRFLANEVLQEDYTHLAKADIFALALTVWCAAGAEPFPTNGDQWHEIRQGKLPRVPQLLSQEFVDLIKLMISPDSEKRPSSMALVKHSVLLSASRKNAEQLRIELNAEKFKNALLQKELKKAQIAKAAAEERALFPDRIATRSTTQSNRTTRLIGKKMNRSVSLTIY, translated from the exons ATGAGTCTCCAGCCCGTCCCGCACAGGCTCTTGTTCAGCGACTCCGACGACGAGGAGGACGGACACAGCACCGGGGAGGACTCGGCCTTTCAGGAGAGCGACTCGCCCGTGTCTCGGCTCAGAGAGAAGCAGGAGGGGCCGGGAGGAtcctgggaggaggaggaggaaggactCGGCTCGTCTCCCATTAAATCGCCCGGACATTTCTTTATGTGCGATTCCCCGACCTACCGGGATCTTCCTCCCGCCTCCCCCCCGGGACCCGCCGCCTCTCCCCCCGACTGTCCCGGGACCCCCCCGCACAAGACTTTCCGCAAACTCCGCCTCTTCGACACCCCCCACACCCCCAAG agTTTATTGTCAAAAGCTCGGGGGATCGGCTCCAGCGCATTGAGGTTCCGAGGCGGGACACTATTCCGAGAAGCCGAGAAGCTTCCGAAGCCAGAGTTTACGTACAGCACCCCTCAGGTCAACATCAACCCCTTCACCCCAGATTCTTTAGAAATCCAGTCTTCCACCGGGCTTTGTCGCCGGAGAAAAAGGGCACTTCTAAATGA CTCATGCGGGGAGGACATGGAAGGCAGTGATTGTGAACTGGAAGATGAAGACGTCCGGCCGGCGAAG CGGATCCCAATAACAGAAAGCAACATGAAGTCCCGATATGCAACGGAATTCCATGAACTGGAGAAAATCGGTTCCGGAGAGTTCGGCTCGGTGTTTAAATGCGTGAAGAGGCTCGACGGCTGTATCTACGCCATAAAGCGATCCAAGAAGCCCATGGCCGGCTCTGTGGATGA GCAGAACGCTCTGAGAGAGGTGTATGCTCACGCCGTGCTTGGGCAGCACCCCCATGTTGTGCGATATTACTCGGCCTGGGCAGAAGATGATCACATGCTTATTCAGAATGAGTATTGTAATG GCGGGAGCTTGGCCGACGCGATCAGTGAGAATTACAGGACGATGCAATATTTCACAGAACCAGAATTAAAGGATCTGCTCTTGCAAGTGGCTCGGGGCTTGAAATATATTCACTCCATGTCTCTGGTGCACATGGACATAAAGCCAA GTAACATATTCATATCCAGGATAACTGTCCCAAACACAGGCGTCGAGGAAGGGGATGATGAGGACTGTGGCTCTGGAAATGTCGTATATAAAATAG GTGATCTCGGTCACGTAACACGAGTCTCCAGTCCCCAAGTAGAAGAAGGCGACAGTCGGTTTCTTGCCAATGAAGTCCTACAGGAG GACTACACCCACTTGGCTAAAGCCGATATATTTGCCCTGGCGCTGACAGTTTGGTGTGCGGCCGGAGCTGAGCCCTTTCCTACCAACGGAGACCAGTGGCACGAGATCAGACAGGGCAAGTTGCCCCGGGTGCCACAGTTACTCTCTCAGGAGTTTGTGGACTTAATCAAG CTTATGATTTCGCCTGACTCAGAGAAAAGGCCCTCGTCCATGGCCCTGGTCAAGCATTCCGTTCTCCTATCCGCTTCTCGCAAGAACGCCGAGCAGCTGCGCATCGAACTCAACGCCGAGAAGTTTAAGAACGCACTTCTGCAGAA GGAACTGAAGAAAGCACAAATAGCCAAAGCAGCGGCAGAGGAAAGAGCCCTCTTCCCCGACCGAATAGCGACCCGATCCACGACCCAGAGCAACCGCACGACCCGCCTCATC